One genomic region from Sphingomicrobium aestuariivivum encodes:
- the gluQRS gene encoding tRNA glutamyl-Q(34) synthetase GluQRS yields MITRFAPSPTGHLHLGHAYSLARGLKAIAWGGEIRLRIDDLDATRCRPEYVTALHEDMDWLGVSFDGPVMVESERVAAYDEALEGLRRRGLLYPCFCTRKDIEAALAAPHGDPGAYYPGTCRDLPDDPARREAEPHSWRLDHEKALALTGGLPSWQDHEGTMHFAQPADLGDAILARKDAPAAYHLACVLDDAAQGVTLVTRSADLAGSTPIQRLLQQLLGLPEPRYLHHRIVVNGDGKRLAKRDQAPTLRQMRADGVDGPALLDALMDERLPLGYRLADPT; encoded by the coding sequence ATGATCACGCGTTTTGCCCCTTCGCCCACCGGCCATTTGCATCTGGGCCACGCCTACAGCCTCGCGCGGGGCCTGAAGGCGATCGCCTGGGGCGGCGAGATCCGCCTCAGGATCGACGATCTCGACGCCACCCGCTGCCGCCCCGAATATGTCACCGCGCTCCACGAAGACATGGACTGGCTCGGCGTGTCCTTCGACGGCCCCGTGATGGTCGAGAGCGAGCGCGTCGCCGCCTATGACGAGGCGCTCGAGGGGCTTCGCCGCCGCGGCCTCCTCTACCCCTGTTTCTGCACCCGCAAGGACATCGAGGCCGCGCTCGCCGCGCCGCATGGCGATCCCGGCGCTTATTATCCCGGCACCTGCCGCGACCTGCCCGACGACCCTGCCCGCCGCGAGGCCGAGCCGCACAGCTGGCGGCTCGACCATGAAAAGGCGCTCGCCCTCACCGGCGGCCTGCCGAGCTGGCAGGACCATGAGGGCACCATGCATTTCGCGCAGCCCGCCGACCTCGGCGATGCCATCCTCGCGCGCAAGGATGCGCCCGCCGCCTATCATCTTGCCTGCGTGCTCGACGATGCCGCGCAGGGGGTGACGCTGGTGACGCGGAGCGCCGACCTTGCCGGCTCGACCCCCATCCAGCGGCTCCTGCAACAGCTCCTCGGCCTGCCCGAACCCCGCTATCTCCACCACCGCATCGTCGTGAACGGGGACGGCAAGCGGCTCGCCAAGCGCGACCAGGCGCCCACCCTCCGCCAGATGCGCGCCGACGGCGTCGACGGCCCTGCCCTCCTCGATGCACTGATGGACGAAAGGCTGCCCTTGGGTTACCGCCTCGCCGACCCTACATAA
- a CDS encoding twin transmembrane helix small protein — MTTFLIILLILAMGATAYVLVRGVIAMANGKDVSGAQQQNYMQKRVIFQGVAIMIICAILLVARD, encoded by the coding sequence ATGACGACATTCCTTATCATCCTCCTCATCCTCGCCATGGGCGCCACCGCCTACGTCCTCGTGCGCGGCGTCATCGCCATGGCCAACGGCAAGGACGTCTCGGGCGCGCAGCAGCAGAATTACATGCAGAAGCGCGTCATCTTCCAGGGCGTGGCGATCATGATCATCTGCGCCATCCTGCTGGTCGCGCGCGACTGA
- a CDS encoding cob(I)yrinic acid a,c-diamide adenosyltransferase codes for MVKLTKIYTRSGDDGTSGLVDGSRVAKNALRMQAIGDVDEANSALGVAISAVEAGKEGEVEALRRIQNELFDLGADLATPEGIEGALRILPGQVTRLEDEIDAMNEGLEPLTSFVLPGGSPGTAHLYFARAVVRRAERKAVALAAEEAVNEHALAYLNRLSDHLFVAARALAAQGRGDILWQPGKTRN; via the coding sequence ATGGTGAAGCTCACGAAAATCTACACCCGCTCGGGTGACGACGGCACCTCGGGCCTCGTCGATGGCAGCCGCGTCGCCAAGAATGCCCTGCGCATGCAGGCGATCGGCGATGTCGATGAAGCCAATTCGGCGCTCGGCGTCGCCATCAGCGCGGTCGAAGCGGGCAAGGAGGGCGAAGTCGAAGCCCTGCGCCGCATCCAGAACGAACTGTTCGACCTCGGCGCCGACCTCGCCACGCCGGAAGGGATCGAGGGCGCGCTGCGCATCCTGCCCGGACAGGTCACCCGCCTCGAGGACGAGATCGACGCGATGAACGAAGGCCTCGAGCCGCTCACCAGCTTCGTGCTGCCCGGCGGCTCGCCCGGCACCGCCCACCTCTATTTCGCCCGCGCCGTGGTGCGCCGCGCCGAGCGCAAGGCGGTCGCGCTGGCGGCGGAAGAAGCGGTCAACGAGCATGCGCTCGCCTATCTCAACCGCCTGTCCGACCATTTGTTCGTGGCCGCGCGGGCGCTGGCGGCACAAGGGCGGGGCGATATCCTGTGGCAACCGGGAAAAACTCGAAATTAG